A single Choristoneura fumiferana chromosome 9, NRCan_CFum_1, whole genome shotgun sequence DNA region contains:
- the Tbc1d22 gene encoding TBC1 domain family member 22 — MESHEPEHDKNGLPDTFWRTPQRVPGRPLQRGGEVMSGSSYQQFQASVNDAWDLGDDEIISGIAETKISKAISQTAALNVINSHRNSTKNVVQSVEVEKKDEDALPVRRSEGRRVAGGSGGPLRHYPGRPRAVRLSALTSREESSESKLERFQQLHESTVINLDELKQLSWSGIPVKARANTWRLLAGYLPANSERRAETLERKRADYKHLVRQYYDAERDDDTYRQIHIDIPRMSPLVALFQQLCVQVMFERILYIWAIRHPASGYVQGINDLVTPFFMVFLQEAIPGEELDNYPLDKLSEEQRDVIEADSFWCLSKFLDSIQDNYIFAQLGIQYKVNQLKELIRRIDLPLHEHLQTHGVDYLQFSFRWMNNLLTREIPLPCTIRLWDTYLAESDGFATFQLYVCAAFLLHWRERLMLERDFQGLMILLQNVPTQNWTDSNISVLVAEAYRLKFAFADAPNHLNNAGKSDR; from the exons ATGGAAAGTCACGAACCCGAACATGACAAGAACGGGTTACCTGACACATTCTGGAGGACCCCGCAGCGCGTTCCGGGTAGGCCTCTGCAACGGGGCGGCGAGGTTATGTCGGGCTCCTCTTACCAGCAGTTCCAGGCGTCTGTGAACGACGCCTGGGACCTGGGGGACGATGAAATCATATCAGGGATAGCGGAGACGAAGATATCGAAAGCCATATCGCAGACTGCCGCTTTGAACGTTATAAATTCGCATAGGAATAGTACTAAGAATGTGGTGCAAAGTGTTGAGGTTGAAAAGAAGGATGAAGACGCGTTGCCGGTGAGGAGGAGCGAGGGTAGGAGGGTCGCGGGGGGAAGTGGTGGTCCTCTGAGGCATTACCCCGGGCGGCCGCGGGCCGTGCGGCTCTCGGCGCTGACGTCAAGAGAAGAGAGCAGCGAGTCCAAACTAGAGAGGTTCCAGCAGTTGCATGAAAGCACTGTTATCAACCTGGATGAGTTAAAGCAGCTGAGCTGGTCGGGCATTCCTGTTAAG GCTCGGGCGAACACCTGGCGGCTCCTGGCGGGCTATTTACCCGCCAACTCGGAGCGGCGAGCTGAAACGCTCGAGCGGAAACGAGCGGACTACAAGCATCTCGTGCGACAGTACTATGACGCTGAGCGGGACGACGACACgtacagacagatacacatcgACATACCGCGGATGAGTCCGCTCGTCGCGCTATTCCAGCAGCTCTGTGTGCAG gtGATGTTTGAGCGCATCCTGTACATCTGGGCGATCCGGCACCCGGCCTCCGGCTACGTGCAGGGCATCAACGACCTGGTGACTCCGTTCTTCATGGTGTTTCTGCAGGAAGCCATACCAG GAGAAGAGCTGGACAACTATCCACTGGACAAGTTGAGCGAGGAGCAGCGAGACGTGATCGAGGCGGACTCCTTCTGGTGCCTCTCCAAGTTCCTGGACAGCATCCAGGATAACTACATCTTCGCTCAGCTCGGCATACAGTATAAG GTCAACCAGCTGAAAGAGTTGATCCGGCGCATCGACCTCCCCCTCCACGAGCACTTACAGACGCACGGCGTGGACTACCTACAATTCTCATTCCGCTGGATGAACAACCTCCTGACGAGGGAAATCCCTCTGCCCTGCACCATCCGCCTGTGGGACACGTACCTAGCAGAGTCCGACGGTTTCGCCACCTTCCAGCTGTACGTCTGCGCTGCCTTCTTGCTCCATTGGAGAGAACGGCTTATGCTCGAAAGGGATTTCCAAGGGCTAATGATACTTTTACAAAATGTACCGACGCAAAATTGGACGGATTCTAACATTAGTGTGTTAGTTGCTGAGGCGTATAGGTTAAAGTTTGCTTTCGCCGATGCACCGAATCATCTTAATAATGCTGGCAAGTCGGATAGATGA